The proteins below come from a single Biomphalaria glabrata chromosome 10, xgBioGlab47.1, whole genome shotgun sequence genomic window:
- the LOC106051613 gene encoding E3 ubiquitin-protein ligase TRIM33-like isoform X1 → MWSLKNMINQCVKCGSKFTSPEKPLKLLPCLHSMCLDCLYGRTPVRELLDKAVAKEKAGSIDKKTHSSKDVEKSADDLDKKSVDDADADSSKSETKSDDSAGNKSPINGDGKQDGQVSEQEPDPEVSSDVTKNATDGSSSQTSSPGPSSLAENSVSNVDKDGTKNDTEVSEDLDHLVDIKPKPVTECPVCRDPIDQPGTSLMDNMFAALDPDHAASPQTNTKHMCTACDEGEEAGSYCLQCEEWLCDSCVDAHKRVRITKDHTISSKEDVSAKVVTSKSPWEQLMMCKQHKQEQLKFFCEKCEKLTCRDCQLMDHKEHKYQFLDQAAEQYKARLKGSLALMGEKRAKLATSREEIEQKLNNCKEQKDSLQQEILKQADILVKGIRQAVWGVLSNLASFTDAATKRLNKEIDDVSDLVGKFDHCIQFMEDILSEGSSMSLLYSKGNVETKCRKVYHTQVDPQSLKGTLLIQYKHDVNWLLGNLNKIGAIFVNGVRYPPDKNGQVARQSSGSNYQDSRSAALSATSPHLQHMANQPIPGQRGHSDWSKFIQSNAKPPAPPNMTMSPIGSSSSLPPQLTLPSNRRPQSGSISHPWQAPPGIPGSNFPGHFVAGQLLTPHQQPSRPAFTPMRLHHRPATQPSFPGQIDHRSQSMHSPPQYRMGGEASGTPRSAHSTPDPARPASAGMYDGTVRPDSGGSAMVDIKKEKRDHSPDCVIMSTSLKTERSPAFQTSPLKQSETVLEMQRNLDEVIRAVPMDMSDNLEQISGPKTRSLDSGHNTPRTSPGPSHLDNHVDAPHSPTDQELRDTWQGGNMMPGFSLSQADNQGDPNDDYCACCHNGGDVLCCDRCPRVFHLQCHIPELSSVPSGSFVCTICEGDNPISPEESSSGKRKSQSGLVENEAKVCERILLDLFCHPSSVPFQEPVNRIQVPNYYKIITQPMDFTQIKSKLQRSHPNHYHSIKAFLYDVRQVFVNCAIYNKASSEVGKAGKIVRTVFESIIERLMPQYLSFVKENPTPCFSALQRNDPEVFSETEPSSPKRQRLDE, encoded by the exons ATGTGGTCTCTTAAAAACATGATTAATCAGTGTGTTAAATGTGGTTCTAAATTTACTTCTCCCGAGAAACCGTTGAAACTTTTGCCATGTCTTCATTCAATGTGTTTAGATTGCTTGTATGGCCGAACTCCGGTTCGCGAATTACTGGATAAGGCTGTCGCTAAAGAAAAAGCGGGATCTATTGATAAAAAAACGCATTCCAGTAAAGATGTGGAAAAAAGTGCAGATGACTTGGATAAAAAAAGCGTTGATGATGCAGACGCCGATTCGTCAAAATCTGAGACAAAAAGCGATGATTCTGCTGGTAACAAATCTCCCATAAATGGAGATGGTAAACAAGATGGACAGGTCAGTGAGCAGGAACCCGATCCTGAAGTTTCGTCTGACGTTACCAAAAACGCGACTGATGGGTCAAGCTCTCAAACATCATCCCCAGGCCCATCGTCTTTGGCAGAAAACAGCGTATCTAATGTTGATAAAGATGGAACCAAAAACGATACAGAAGTTTCAGAAGATTTGGATCATTTAGTGGATATTAAACCTAAACCTGTTACAG AATGCCCTGTCTGCCGTGATCCCATCGATCAACCTGGAACTAGCCTAATGGATAACATGTTTGCTGCCCTGGATCCTGACCATGCAGCATCCCCCCAAACCAACACAAAACACATGTGTACAGCATGTGATGAAGGAGAGGAGGCTGGCTCCTACTGCTTGCAGTGTGAAGAATGGCTTTGTGACAGCTGTGTTGATGCTCACAAGAGAGTTAGAATCACAAAAGACCACACAATATCTTCCAAGGAGGATGTCAGT gccaaAGTTGTTACAAGTAAATCTCCATGGGAGCAGCTGATGATGTGTAAGCAACACAAACAGGAACAACTGAAATTTTTCTGtgaaaaatgtgaaaaattaacTTGTAGAGATTGTCAATTGATGGACCATAAAGAACATAAATACCAATTCCTTGATCAG GCTGCAGAGCAATACAAGGCAAGGTTAAAGGGCAGTTTAGCACTCATGGGAGAGAAAAGAGCTAAACTGGCTACAAGTAGAGAGGAAATAgaacagaaattaaacaattGTAAAGAGCAGAAAGATAGCCTGCAGCAAGAAATTCTCAAGCAAGCAGACATTTTAGTCAAAGGTATAAGGCAG GCTGTTTGGGGTGTTTTGTCTAATCTTGCCTCTTTTACTGATGCCGCCACCAAAAGGCTGAACAAAGAGATAGATGATGTATCTGATCTGGTAGGCAAGTTTGACCACTGTATACAGTTTATGGAAGACATCCTAAGTGAAGGCTCCAGTATGTCTTTGCTGTACTCCAAAGGCAATGTTGAGACTAAGTGTCGCAAAGTATACCACACTCAG gtggATCCCCAATCACTCAAAGGTACACTGTTGATTCAGTACAAACATGATGTTAATTGGCTGCTAGGCAATCTCAACAAGATAGGGGCAATTTTTGTTAACGGAGTGCGCTACCCCCCTGATAAAAATGGACAGGTTGCTCGCCAGAGCTCTGGGAGTAATTATCAAGACTCCAGGTCTGCAGCTCTTAGTGCAACAAGCCCACATCTACAGCACATGGCTAATCAG cctATTCCTGGTCAGCGTGGACATTCTGACTGGTCAAAATTTATTCAGTCCAATGCCAAGCCACCGGCACCACCAAACATGACAATGAGTCCTATAGGCAGTTCTTCTTCACTGCCCCCTCAGCTAACTCTGCCATCTAATCGCCGACCACAGAGCGGATCCATTTCTCATCCATGGCAGG CTCCACCTGGTATTCCTGGTTCAAATTTCCCTGGTCACTTTGTTGCTGGTCAGCTCCTCACACCTCATCAACAG CCATCTCGACCTGCATTTACTCCCATGAGACTTCATCATAGACCAGCTACTCAGCCATCTTTCCCTGGACAGATTGACCACA GATCTCAGAGTATGCACAGTCCTCCTCAGTATCGTATGGGTGGTGAGGCTAGTGGCACGCCCAGATCTGCCCATAGTACACCTGATCCAGCAAGACCAGCAAGTGCCGGAATGTATGATGGGACTGTTAGGCCTGATAG TGGGGGGTCAGCCATGGTCGATATCAAAAAAGAAAAGCGGGATCACTCTCCTGATTGTGTTATCATGTCTACCAGCTTGAAGACAGAGCGATCACCTGCATTTCAAACAAGTCCTTTG aagCAGTCAGAGACAGTACTG gaaatgcAAAGAAATCTTGATGAAGTAATCAGAGCTGTCCCAATGGACATGAGTGACAATCTAGAGCAGATAAGTGGGCCCAAAACACGAAGTCTAGACAGTGGGCACAATACTCCAAGGACATCTCCAGGACCATCTCATCTGGATAACCACGTTGATG CGCCACATTCTCCGACAGACCAAGAGCTGAGGGATACCTGGCAAGGTGGTAACATGATGCCAGGTTTCTCCTTGTCACAGGCAGACAACCAGGGAGATCCTAATGATGATTACTGTGCTTGCTGCCACAATGGTGGAGATGTTTTGTGCTGTGACAGGTGCCCAAGGGTTTTCCATCTACAGTGTCACATTCCAGAACTTTCTTCAGTACCAAG TGGATCATTTGTTTGTACTATATGTGAAGGAGACAATCCTATTTCTCCAGAAGAATCCAGTTCAGGAAAACGCAAGTCTCAAAGTGGATTAGTAGAAAATGAAGCAAAA GTTTGTGAAAGAATTCTCTTGGATTTGTTTTGTCATCCATCAAGTGTCCCATTTCAGGAGCCTGTCAATAGAATT CAAGTACCCAACTATTACAAGATCATCACACAGCCAATGGATTTTACTCAGATTAAGTCAAAGTTACAGCGCAGTCATCCTAACCATTACCACAGCATCAAAGCTTTCCTTTATGATGTTAGACAAGTGTTTGTTAATTGTGCCATTTACAATAAG GCTAGTTCTGAGGTAGGAAAAGCTGGCAAAATAGTTAGAACTGTGTTTGAAAGCATCATTGAGCGCCTCATGCCCCAGTACCTGAGTTTTGTCAAAGAAAATCCAACACCTTGCTTCAGTGCTCTCCAGAGGAATGACCCTGAAGTCTTCTCTGAAACAGAACCAAGCTCTCCCAAAAGGCAGAGGCTGGATGAGTGA
- the LOC106051613 gene encoding E3 ubiquitin-protein ligase TRIM33-like isoform X3, translating into MWSLKNMINQCVKCGSKFTSPEKPLKLLPCLHSMCLDCLYGRTPVRELLDKAVAKEKAGSIDKKTHSSKDVEKSADDLDKKSVDDADADSSKSETKSDDSAGNKSPINGDGKQDGQVSEQEPDPEVSSDVTKNATDGSSSQTSSPGPSSLAENSVSNVDKDGTKNDTEVSEDLDHLVDIKPKPVTECPVCRDPIDQPGTSLMDNMFAALDPDHAASPQTNTKHMCTACDEGEEAGSYCLQCEEWLCDSCVDAHKRVRITKDHTISSKEDVSAKVVTSKSPWEQLMMCKQHKQEQLKFFCEKCEKLTCRDCQLMDHKEHKYQFLDQAAEQYKARLKGSLALMGEKRAKLATSREEIEQKLNNCKEQKDSLQQEILKQADILVKGIRQAVWGVLSNLASFTDAATKRLNKEIDDVSDLVGKFDHCIQFMEDILSEGSSMSLLYSKGNVETKCRKVYHTQVDPQSLKGTLLIQYKHDVNWLLGNLNKIGAIFVNGVRYPPDKNGQVARQSSGSNYQDSRSAALSATSPHLQHMANQRGHSDWSKFIQSNAKPPAPPNMTMSPIGSSSSLPPQLTLPSNRRPQSGSISHPWQAPPGIPGSNFPGHFVAGQLLTPHQQPSRPAFTPMRLHHRPATQPSFPGQIDHRSQSMHSPPQYRMGGEASGTPRSAHSTPDPARPASAGMYDGTVRPDSGGSAMVDIKKEKRDHSPDCVIMSTSLKTERSPAFQTSPLKQSETVLEMQRNLDEVIRAVPMDMSDNLEQISGPKTRSLDSGHNTPRTSPGPSHLDNHVDAPHSPTDQELRDTWQGGNMMPGFSLSQADNQGDPNDDYCACCHNGGDVLCCDRCPRVFHLQCHIPELSSVPSGSFVCTICEGDNPISPEESSSGKRKSQSGLVENEAKVCERILLDLFCHPSSVPFQEPVNRIQVPNYYKIITQPMDFTQIKSKLQRSHPNHYHSIKAFLYDVRQVFVNCAIYNKASSEVGKAGKIVRTVFESIIERLMPQYLSFVKENPTPCFSALQRNDPEVFSETEPSSPKRQRLDE; encoded by the exons ATGTGGTCTCTTAAAAACATGATTAATCAGTGTGTTAAATGTGGTTCTAAATTTACTTCTCCCGAGAAACCGTTGAAACTTTTGCCATGTCTTCATTCAATGTGTTTAGATTGCTTGTATGGCCGAACTCCGGTTCGCGAATTACTGGATAAGGCTGTCGCTAAAGAAAAAGCGGGATCTATTGATAAAAAAACGCATTCCAGTAAAGATGTGGAAAAAAGTGCAGATGACTTGGATAAAAAAAGCGTTGATGATGCAGACGCCGATTCGTCAAAATCTGAGACAAAAAGCGATGATTCTGCTGGTAACAAATCTCCCATAAATGGAGATGGTAAACAAGATGGACAGGTCAGTGAGCAGGAACCCGATCCTGAAGTTTCGTCTGACGTTACCAAAAACGCGACTGATGGGTCAAGCTCTCAAACATCATCCCCAGGCCCATCGTCTTTGGCAGAAAACAGCGTATCTAATGTTGATAAAGATGGAACCAAAAACGATACAGAAGTTTCAGAAGATTTGGATCATTTAGTGGATATTAAACCTAAACCTGTTACAG AATGCCCTGTCTGCCGTGATCCCATCGATCAACCTGGAACTAGCCTAATGGATAACATGTTTGCTGCCCTGGATCCTGACCATGCAGCATCCCCCCAAACCAACACAAAACACATGTGTACAGCATGTGATGAAGGAGAGGAGGCTGGCTCCTACTGCTTGCAGTGTGAAGAATGGCTTTGTGACAGCTGTGTTGATGCTCACAAGAGAGTTAGAATCACAAAAGACCACACAATATCTTCCAAGGAGGATGTCAGT gccaaAGTTGTTACAAGTAAATCTCCATGGGAGCAGCTGATGATGTGTAAGCAACACAAACAGGAACAACTGAAATTTTTCTGtgaaaaatgtgaaaaattaacTTGTAGAGATTGTCAATTGATGGACCATAAAGAACATAAATACCAATTCCTTGATCAG GCTGCAGAGCAATACAAGGCAAGGTTAAAGGGCAGTTTAGCACTCATGGGAGAGAAAAGAGCTAAACTGGCTACAAGTAGAGAGGAAATAgaacagaaattaaacaattGTAAAGAGCAGAAAGATAGCCTGCAGCAAGAAATTCTCAAGCAAGCAGACATTTTAGTCAAAGGTATAAGGCAG GCTGTTTGGGGTGTTTTGTCTAATCTTGCCTCTTTTACTGATGCCGCCACCAAAAGGCTGAACAAAGAGATAGATGATGTATCTGATCTGGTAGGCAAGTTTGACCACTGTATACAGTTTATGGAAGACATCCTAAGTGAAGGCTCCAGTATGTCTTTGCTGTACTCCAAAGGCAATGTTGAGACTAAGTGTCGCAAAGTATACCACACTCAG gtggATCCCCAATCACTCAAAGGTACACTGTTGATTCAGTACAAACATGATGTTAATTGGCTGCTAGGCAATCTCAACAAGATAGGGGCAATTTTTGTTAACGGAGTGCGCTACCCCCCTGATAAAAATGGACAGGTTGCTCGCCAGAGCTCTGGGAGTAATTATCAAGACTCCAGGTCTGCAGCTCTTAGTGCAACAAGCCCACATCTACAGCACATGGCTAATCAG CGTGGACATTCTGACTGGTCAAAATTTATTCAGTCCAATGCCAAGCCACCGGCACCACCAAACATGACAATGAGTCCTATAGGCAGTTCTTCTTCACTGCCCCCTCAGCTAACTCTGCCATCTAATCGCCGACCACAGAGCGGATCCATTTCTCATCCATGGCAGG CTCCACCTGGTATTCCTGGTTCAAATTTCCCTGGTCACTTTGTTGCTGGTCAGCTCCTCACACCTCATCAACAG CCATCTCGACCTGCATTTACTCCCATGAGACTTCATCATAGACCAGCTACTCAGCCATCTTTCCCTGGACAGATTGACCACA GATCTCAGAGTATGCACAGTCCTCCTCAGTATCGTATGGGTGGTGAGGCTAGTGGCACGCCCAGATCTGCCCATAGTACACCTGATCCAGCAAGACCAGCAAGTGCCGGAATGTATGATGGGACTGTTAGGCCTGATAG TGGGGGGTCAGCCATGGTCGATATCAAAAAAGAAAAGCGGGATCACTCTCCTGATTGTGTTATCATGTCTACCAGCTTGAAGACAGAGCGATCACCTGCATTTCAAACAAGTCCTTTG aagCAGTCAGAGACAGTACTG gaaatgcAAAGAAATCTTGATGAAGTAATCAGAGCTGTCCCAATGGACATGAGTGACAATCTAGAGCAGATAAGTGGGCCCAAAACACGAAGTCTAGACAGTGGGCACAATACTCCAAGGACATCTCCAGGACCATCTCATCTGGATAACCACGTTGATG CGCCACATTCTCCGACAGACCAAGAGCTGAGGGATACCTGGCAAGGTGGTAACATGATGCCAGGTTTCTCCTTGTCACAGGCAGACAACCAGGGAGATCCTAATGATGATTACTGTGCTTGCTGCCACAATGGTGGAGATGTTTTGTGCTGTGACAGGTGCCCAAGGGTTTTCCATCTACAGTGTCACATTCCAGAACTTTCTTCAGTACCAAG TGGATCATTTGTTTGTACTATATGTGAAGGAGACAATCCTATTTCTCCAGAAGAATCCAGTTCAGGAAAACGCAAGTCTCAAAGTGGATTAGTAGAAAATGAAGCAAAA GTTTGTGAAAGAATTCTCTTGGATTTGTTTTGTCATCCATCAAGTGTCCCATTTCAGGAGCCTGTCAATAGAATT CAAGTACCCAACTATTACAAGATCATCACACAGCCAATGGATTTTACTCAGATTAAGTCAAAGTTACAGCGCAGTCATCCTAACCATTACCACAGCATCAAAGCTTTCCTTTATGATGTTAGACAAGTGTTTGTTAATTGTGCCATTTACAATAAG GCTAGTTCTGAGGTAGGAAAAGCTGGCAAAATAGTTAGAACTGTGTTTGAAAGCATCATTGAGCGCCTCATGCCCCAGTACCTGAGTTTTGTCAAAGAAAATCCAACACCTTGCTTCAGTGCTCTCCAGAGGAATGACCCTGAAGTCTTCTCTGAAACAGAACCAAGCTCTCCCAAAAGGCAGAGGCTGGATGAGTGA
- the LOC106051613 gene encoding E3 ubiquitin-protein ligase TRIM33-like isoform X2, which yields MWSLKNMINQCVKCGSKFTSPEKPLKLLPCLHSMCLDCLYGRTPVRELLDKAVAKEKAGSIDKKTHSSKDVEKSADDLDKKSVDDADADSSKSETKSDDSAGNKSPINGDGKQDGQVSEQEPDPEVSSDVTKNATDGSSSQTSSPGPSSLAENSVSNVDKDGTKNDTEVSEDLDHLVDIKPKPVTECPVCRDPIDQPGTSLMDNMFAALDPDHAASPQTNTKHMCTACDEGEEAGSYCLQCEEWLCDSCVDAHKRVRITKDHTISSKEDVSAKVVTSKSPWEQLMMCKQHKQEQLKFFCEKCEKLTCRDCQLMDHKEHKYQFLDQAAEQYKARLKGSLALMGEKRAKLATSREEIEQKLNNCKEQKDSLQQEILKQADILVKGIRQAVWGVLSNLASFTDAATKRLNKEIDDVSDLVGKFDHCIQFMEDILSEGSSMSLLYSKGNVETKCRKVYHTQVDPQSLKGTLLIQYKHDVNWLLGNLNKIGAIFVNGVRYPPDKNGQVARQSSGSNYQDSRSAALSATSPHLQHMANQPIPGQRGHSDWSKFIQSNAKPPAPPNMTMSPIGSSSSLPPQLTLPSNRRPQSGSISHPWQAPPGIPGSNFPGHFVAGQLLTPHQQPSRPAFTPMRLHHRPATQPSFPGQIDHRSQSMHSPPQYRMGGEASGTPRSAHSTPDPARPASAGMYDGTVRPDSGGSAMVDIKKEKRDHSPDCVIMSTSLKTERSPAFQTSPLQSETVLEMQRNLDEVIRAVPMDMSDNLEQISGPKTRSLDSGHNTPRTSPGPSHLDNHVDAPHSPTDQELRDTWQGGNMMPGFSLSQADNQGDPNDDYCACCHNGGDVLCCDRCPRVFHLQCHIPELSSVPSGSFVCTICEGDNPISPEESSSGKRKSQSGLVENEAKVCERILLDLFCHPSSVPFQEPVNRIQVPNYYKIITQPMDFTQIKSKLQRSHPNHYHSIKAFLYDVRQVFVNCAIYNKASSEVGKAGKIVRTVFESIIERLMPQYLSFVKENPTPCFSALQRNDPEVFSETEPSSPKRQRLDE from the exons ATGTGGTCTCTTAAAAACATGATTAATCAGTGTGTTAAATGTGGTTCTAAATTTACTTCTCCCGAGAAACCGTTGAAACTTTTGCCATGTCTTCATTCAATGTGTTTAGATTGCTTGTATGGCCGAACTCCGGTTCGCGAATTACTGGATAAGGCTGTCGCTAAAGAAAAAGCGGGATCTATTGATAAAAAAACGCATTCCAGTAAAGATGTGGAAAAAAGTGCAGATGACTTGGATAAAAAAAGCGTTGATGATGCAGACGCCGATTCGTCAAAATCTGAGACAAAAAGCGATGATTCTGCTGGTAACAAATCTCCCATAAATGGAGATGGTAAACAAGATGGACAGGTCAGTGAGCAGGAACCCGATCCTGAAGTTTCGTCTGACGTTACCAAAAACGCGACTGATGGGTCAAGCTCTCAAACATCATCCCCAGGCCCATCGTCTTTGGCAGAAAACAGCGTATCTAATGTTGATAAAGATGGAACCAAAAACGATACAGAAGTTTCAGAAGATTTGGATCATTTAGTGGATATTAAACCTAAACCTGTTACAG AATGCCCTGTCTGCCGTGATCCCATCGATCAACCTGGAACTAGCCTAATGGATAACATGTTTGCTGCCCTGGATCCTGACCATGCAGCATCCCCCCAAACCAACACAAAACACATGTGTACAGCATGTGATGAAGGAGAGGAGGCTGGCTCCTACTGCTTGCAGTGTGAAGAATGGCTTTGTGACAGCTGTGTTGATGCTCACAAGAGAGTTAGAATCACAAAAGACCACACAATATCTTCCAAGGAGGATGTCAGT gccaaAGTTGTTACAAGTAAATCTCCATGGGAGCAGCTGATGATGTGTAAGCAACACAAACAGGAACAACTGAAATTTTTCTGtgaaaaatgtgaaaaattaacTTGTAGAGATTGTCAATTGATGGACCATAAAGAACATAAATACCAATTCCTTGATCAG GCTGCAGAGCAATACAAGGCAAGGTTAAAGGGCAGTTTAGCACTCATGGGAGAGAAAAGAGCTAAACTGGCTACAAGTAGAGAGGAAATAgaacagaaattaaacaattGTAAAGAGCAGAAAGATAGCCTGCAGCAAGAAATTCTCAAGCAAGCAGACATTTTAGTCAAAGGTATAAGGCAG GCTGTTTGGGGTGTTTTGTCTAATCTTGCCTCTTTTACTGATGCCGCCACCAAAAGGCTGAACAAAGAGATAGATGATGTATCTGATCTGGTAGGCAAGTTTGACCACTGTATACAGTTTATGGAAGACATCCTAAGTGAAGGCTCCAGTATGTCTTTGCTGTACTCCAAAGGCAATGTTGAGACTAAGTGTCGCAAAGTATACCACACTCAG gtggATCCCCAATCACTCAAAGGTACACTGTTGATTCAGTACAAACATGATGTTAATTGGCTGCTAGGCAATCTCAACAAGATAGGGGCAATTTTTGTTAACGGAGTGCGCTACCCCCCTGATAAAAATGGACAGGTTGCTCGCCAGAGCTCTGGGAGTAATTATCAAGACTCCAGGTCTGCAGCTCTTAGTGCAACAAGCCCACATCTACAGCACATGGCTAATCAG cctATTCCTGGTCAGCGTGGACATTCTGACTGGTCAAAATTTATTCAGTCCAATGCCAAGCCACCGGCACCACCAAACATGACAATGAGTCCTATAGGCAGTTCTTCTTCACTGCCCCCTCAGCTAACTCTGCCATCTAATCGCCGACCACAGAGCGGATCCATTTCTCATCCATGGCAGG CTCCACCTGGTATTCCTGGTTCAAATTTCCCTGGTCACTTTGTTGCTGGTCAGCTCCTCACACCTCATCAACAG CCATCTCGACCTGCATTTACTCCCATGAGACTTCATCATAGACCAGCTACTCAGCCATCTTTCCCTGGACAGATTGACCACA GATCTCAGAGTATGCACAGTCCTCCTCAGTATCGTATGGGTGGTGAGGCTAGTGGCACGCCCAGATCTGCCCATAGTACACCTGATCCAGCAAGACCAGCAAGTGCCGGAATGTATGATGGGACTGTTAGGCCTGATAG TGGGGGGTCAGCCATGGTCGATATCAAAAAAGAAAAGCGGGATCACTCTCCTGATTGTGTTATCATGTCTACCAGCTTGAAGACAGAGCGATCACCTGCATTTCAAACAAGTCCTTTG CAGTCAGAGACAGTACTG gaaatgcAAAGAAATCTTGATGAAGTAATCAGAGCTGTCCCAATGGACATGAGTGACAATCTAGAGCAGATAAGTGGGCCCAAAACACGAAGTCTAGACAGTGGGCACAATACTCCAAGGACATCTCCAGGACCATCTCATCTGGATAACCACGTTGATG CGCCACATTCTCCGACAGACCAAGAGCTGAGGGATACCTGGCAAGGTGGTAACATGATGCCAGGTTTCTCCTTGTCACAGGCAGACAACCAGGGAGATCCTAATGATGATTACTGTGCTTGCTGCCACAATGGTGGAGATGTTTTGTGCTGTGACAGGTGCCCAAGGGTTTTCCATCTACAGTGTCACATTCCAGAACTTTCTTCAGTACCAAG TGGATCATTTGTTTGTACTATATGTGAAGGAGACAATCCTATTTCTCCAGAAGAATCCAGTTCAGGAAAACGCAAGTCTCAAAGTGGATTAGTAGAAAATGAAGCAAAA GTTTGTGAAAGAATTCTCTTGGATTTGTTTTGTCATCCATCAAGTGTCCCATTTCAGGAGCCTGTCAATAGAATT CAAGTACCCAACTATTACAAGATCATCACACAGCCAATGGATTTTACTCAGATTAAGTCAAAGTTACAGCGCAGTCATCCTAACCATTACCACAGCATCAAAGCTTTCCTTTATGATGTTAGACAAGTGTTTGTTAATTGTGCCATTTACAATAAG GCTAGTTCTGAGGTAGGAAAAGCTGGCAAAATAGTTAGAACTGTGTTTGAAAGCATCATTGAGCGCCTCATGCCCCAGTACCTGAGTTTTGTCAAAGAAAATCCAACACCTTGCTTCAGTGCTCTCCAGAGGAATGACCCTGAAGTCTTCTCTGAAACAGAACCAAGCTCTCCCAAAAGGCAGAGGCTGGATGAGTGA